A region from the Pelobates fuscus isolate aPelFus1 chromosome 3, aPelFus1.pri, whole genome shotgun sequence genome encodes:
- the WDR91 gene encoding WD repeat-containing protein 91 produces the protein MTSAVERTDDLVREYLTFRGFTNTLKFFEADIKADKEKGLRVDRIVDQLLQFIQSYDLNGLLDYWAYLERRLFSRLEDAYRPTIHKLRTSLFRYYLVNTVQTSRTDKAHDFFQKQAAELQNQPEWKEWFALPFLPTPEGNPIFASYFSRKWADNFTVSLHNFLSVLFQCMPVPTILNFDTEFQKIVHMQEENDVLRQKLFALQSETQRTRKDGDDGPLVHHKLPHYVSNMDRLGDSELNMVSSQRNSGLAVQSPKTTSFLSSLLPQSKKPPARPTLQPSVSSPTQSVAALPLKKEAANNQKAKEVVTAPKEAKAVQNVLVVPGSTEANLARQRRLQERKELLSKGSSQSIEKKLDSVDVDPDVRSETHSDSGDALTRVLGAGTSGANDKPEQPFIVLSQDEYGEHHSSIMHCRVDCSGRRVASLDVDGVIKVWSIDGIMQTKASSISKSALLSLEWATKRDRLLLLGSEVGTVRLYDTEAKKNLCEIGIADDMPRILSLACNPSGTSFVCSAAAPNSPSNVEPVIPGSGEYGGNQVAGKLLLWDTKTMKQQLQYSLEPVPIAINCTSFNHNGNLLVTGAADGFIRLFDMQQHQCAMSWRAHKGEVYSVDFSYDENAVYSIGEDGKFIQWNIHKSGQKVLEYSLPPDATGPFMLSGYSGYKQVQFPRGRLFAFDSEGNYMLTCSSTGGVIYKLNNGGGMESCLSLGGHKAPVVTVDWSTAVECGTCLTASMDGKIRLTTLLAQKS, from the exons ATGACGTCTGCAGTGGAACGCACAGATGACCTGGTCAGAGAATACCTCACCTTCAGAGGGTTCACCAACACTTTGAAATTCTTTGAAGCTGATATCAAAGCTGACAAAGAGAAAGGACTCCGG GTGGATAGAATTGTGGATCAGCTCCTGCAGTTTATCCAGAGTTATGATCTGAATGGCTTGCTGGATTATTGGGCTTATCTTGAAAGACGTCTTTTCAGCCGCCTCGAAGATGCGTATCGTCCAACCATCCACAAACTGAGGACCAGTCTGTTCCGCTATTATCTTGTCAACACAGTGCAG ACCAGCCGGACAGATAAGGCACATGACTTCTTCCAAAAACAAGCTGCAGAGTTACAAAATCAGCCTGAATGGAAAGAATGGTTTGCCTTACCCTTCCTGCCAACCCCTGAAGGGAATCCAATCTTTGCCTCCTATTTCTCCCGAAAGTGGGCAGACAATTTCACGGTATCACTACATAACTTCCTCAGTGTCCTTTTTCAGTGTATGC CTGTGCCTACAATCTTGAACTTTGACACAGAATTTCAGAAAATTGTCCACATGCAGGAAGAGAATGATGTCTTGAGACAAAAG CTTTTTGCTCTGCAATCTGAGACCCAACGAACAAGGAAGGATGGTGACGATGGGCCCTTAGTCCACCACAAGCTGCCGCACTATGTGTCAAATATGGATCGGTTGGGGGATTCAGAGCT TAACATGGTATCCAGTCAGAGGAATTCAGGGCTGGCTGTTCAGTCTCCAAAAACAACCAGCTTCCTTTCATCCCTGCTTCCACAAAGCAAGAAACCTCCAGCCAGACCAACTCTTCAGCCCTCTGTCTCTTCACCAACACAGAGTGTGGCTGCCTTGCCTCTAAAGAAGGAGGCTGCTAATAATCAG aaagcaaAAGAGGTTGTGACGGCACCTAAAGAAGCCAAGGCTGTCCAAAATGTTCTTGTTGTGCCAGGATCCACTGAAGCTAACCTGGCACGGCAGAGGCGTTTACAAGAGAGGAAAGAGCTCCTGTCTAAGGGATCGTCGCAG AGCATTGAGAAGAAGTTGGACTCAGTAGATGTGGATCCTGATGTCCGGTCTGAAACACATAGTGATTCAGGAGATGCACTAACCAGAGTTCTGGGAGCTGGTACCTCAGGTGCGAATGATAAACCAGAGCAGCCTTTTATAGTTTTGAGCCAGGACGAGTATGGAGAACATCACTCTTCGATAATGCACTGCAG GGTGGACTGCTCAGGGCGTCGGGTGGCCAGTCTGGACGTTGATGGGGTGATTAAAGTTTGGTCTATCGATGGCATCATGCAGACCAAAGCTTCTTCCATATCAAAGTCTGCTCTTCTATCTCTGGAATGGGCGACAAAGAGGGACAGGCTG CTCTTGCTGGGCAGTGAAGTAGGCACCGTTCGGCTGTATGACACAGAAGCAAAGAAGAACTTATGTGAAATTGGAATTGCTGATGACATGCCcag GATACTTTCTTTAGCCTGCAATCCTAGCGGCACGTCGTTTGTCTGTTCAGCAGCAGCTCCAAATTCTCCTAGTAATGTGGAGCCAGTGATTCCTGGTTCTGGGGAATATGGTGGAAATCAGGTTGCTGGGAAACTCCTGCTGTGGGATACAAAAACAATGAAACAGCAG ctcCAGTATTCCTTAGAACCTGTACCCATAGCAATAAACTGTACCTCTTTCAACCACAATGGGAACCTGCTGGTAACGGGAGCTGCTGATGGGTTCATTCGTCTTTTTG ACATGCAGCAACATCAGTGCGCCATGAGTTGGAGAGCTCACAAAGGAGAAGTCTATTCCGTAGACTTTAGTTATGATGAAAACGCAGTGTATAGCATTGGTGAAGATGGGAAG TTTATTCAGTGGAATATCCATAAAAGTGGACAGAAAGTGTTGGAATATTCTCTGCCTCCTGATGCTACTGGTCCTTTTATGCTATCTGGTTACAGTGGATACAAGCAGGTCCAGTTTCCCCGTGGCAGACTGTTTGCATTTGACTCTGAAGGGAACTATATGCTGACATGTTCGAGCACAGGGGGAGTCATTTACAAG CTCAACAATGGTGGTGGTATGGAAAGCTGCCTCTCTCTGGGGGGCCATAAGGCCCCTGTGGTCACTGTGGATTGGAGCACAGCTGTAGAATGTGGTACTTGCCTGACTGCTTCGATGGATGGGAAAATTAGACTAACCACTCTCTTGGCACAGAAATCCTAA